A window of the Microbulbifer aggregans genome harbors these coding sequences:
- a CDS encoding penicillin acylase family protein translates to MSPTLLNSRNLKRLIFGLLALVVALLVAAWLWLRQSLPVFEGSLETGVVSKPVTIERDAQGIAFISSDNRSDIAFALGFLHAQERFFQMDLLRRNSAGELSGLVGPAALKHDREVRRHQFRARAERNIAAMPEEDRRVLSRYVAGVNFGLGQLGAAPWEYLLLGTDPEPWTEADSLLTIFSMYLTLQSPVGKFEWRDTALAELLPADLYDFYFPDGGQWDAPLMGNAREPISLPTTSLASLLEDGDPVVYQRMESDDKIYGSNNWVVGGALTEHGSAILADDMHLGLNVPNIWYRAGWTIPGTDRAMRGATLPGGPIAVVGTNGLVAWGFTNTTADWGDLIRLEVSEDGTRYRTPKGWQEFEVAREEIAVKGAPSESVEVRKTIWGPVVAEDHRGTPLAYRWVAHDVRGANLNLLRMETVTSASEALDLGPQLGIPHQNLVVGDQAGNIGWTVGGPVPRRVGLAGDRSVSWANGEAYWDGYLPPEEHPRIFNPPSHRIWTANARTMDGEFLRVMGDHGYALGARQQQIRDGLMARNSFTEQDLLDIQLDDRAVFLARWQKQLLQTLDGLEGYEDVYGHVSSWGGRAAVDSVGYRIVRNYRLKFMELTTAPILTYMRRFQPDFSFGPTKRQFEYSIWEMATREPAHLLNPEFESWSSLKLAALDAVLTEMAEDERPLDQQNWGSENTARIQHPLGKAVDLVNWFTAMPADPLPGDTHMPRFQSPTHGASQRLVVSPGRTDAAIFHMATGQSAHPLSPFFANGHRDWVEGRPSPLKEQATRYRLTLH, encoded by the coding sequence ATGTCCCCTACTCTGCTCAACAGCCGCAACCTGAAACGCCTGATCTTCGGGCTGCTGGCCCTCGTCGTAGCGCTGCTGGTCGCGGCTTGGCTCTGGCTGCGACAGAGCCTGCCAGTTTTCGAGGGAAGTCTCGAGACGGGAGTGGTGTCCAAACCAGTCACCATCGAGCGAGATGCTCAGGGCATCGCTTTTATATCCAGCGACAATCGCTCTGATATCGCCTTCGCCCTCGGCTTTCTCCACGCCCAGGAGCGGTTCTTCCAGATGGACCTTTTACGGCGCAATTCTGCTGGCGAACTTTCAGGGCTGGTGGGACCTGCAGCGCTCAAGCACGATCGTGAGGTTCGGCGACACCAGTTCCGCGCGCGAGCGGAGCGCAACATAGCGGCGATGCCGGAGGAAGATCGCCGGGTCCTCAGCCGCTATGTCGCCGGGGTGAATTTCGGGCTGGGTCAACTTGGTGCAGCTCCATGGGAGTATCTACTGCTGGGAACCGATCCCGAGCCCTGGACGGAAGCCGACAGTCTGCTCACCATTTTCAGCATGTACCTGACCCTGCAGAGCCCGGTAGGTAAATTTGAGTGGCGCGACACGGCGTTGGCGGAACTGCTGCCCGCCGACCTTTATGACTTCTATTTTCCCGATGGTGGCCAGTGGGACGCACCACTGATGGGTAACGCAAGAGAGCCGATCTCTCTGCCCACTACCAGCCTCGCTTCACTGCTGGAAGACGGCGATCCCGTCGTGTACCAGCGGATGGAGAGCGATGACAAGATTTACGGCAGTAATAACTGGGTTGTCGGCGGTGCGCTAACCGAACACGGTAGTGCCATTCTGGCGGATGACATGCACCTGGGCCTCAATGTTCCCAACATCTGGTACCGCGCCGGCTGGACGATCCCCGGCACTGACCGAGCTATGCGTGGCGCCACACTCCCTGGCGGCCCTATCGCAGTTGTTGGTACCAATGGATTGGTCGCATGGGGCTTTACCAACACCACGGCAGACTGGGGGGACTTGATTCGCCTGGAAGTGAGTGAGGACGGCACCCGCTATCGGACGCCCAAAGGGTGGCAGGAGTTTGAAGTTGCCAGGGAAGAGATTGCGGTCAAAGGGGCTCCTTCGGAAAGCGTCGAAGTGCGAAAGACCATCTGGGGGCCGGTTGTTGCTGAAGACCATCGCGGCACCCCGCTCGCGTATCGCTGGGTTGCGCATGATGTGCGCGGCGCCAACCTGAACCTGCTGCGCATGGAGACGGTAACTTCGGCCAGTGAAGCACTGGATCTCGGGCCGCAGCTCGGTATTCCACACCAGAACCTGGTGGTTGGGGATCAGGCGGGTAACATCGGCTGGACGGTTGGCGGACCGGTACCCCGACGGGTGGGCCTGGCCGGCGATCGCTCTGTGTCCTGGGCCAACGGTGAAGCCTATTGGGACGGTTACCTCCCCCCGGAGGAGCATCCTCGCATCTTCAACCCACCCTCCCATCGGATCTGGACCGCTAACGCCCGCACCATGGACGGGGAGTTCCTGCGGGTAATGGGAGATCACGGCTATGCCCTTGGCGCTCGCCAGCAGCAGATTCGCGACGGCCTGATGGCCCGGAACAGTTTTACCGAGCAGGATCTGCTCGACATCCAGCTGGATGATCGGGCGGTGTTTCTCGCTCGCTGGCAGAAGCAGCTGCTCCAGACTCTGGATGGCCTGGAGGGTTACGAGGATGTGTACGGCCATGTCTCCAGCTGGGGCGGCCGGGCGGCCGTTGATTCGGTCGGTTACCGCATTGTCCGCAACTACCGCCTCAAGTTTATGGAGCTGACAACGGCGCCGATTCTCACCTATATGCGTCGTTTCCAGCCGGACTTCTCCTTTGGGCCCACCAAACGTCAGTTCGAGTACAGCATCTGGGAGATGGCGACCCGCGAACCTGCGCATCTCCTGAACCCGGAGTTCGAGTCATGGTCGTCACTGAAACTGGCAGCACTGGACGCAGTGCTCACCGAGATGGCGGAAGATGAGAGACCGCTGGATCAACAGAACTGGGGCAGCGAGAATACCGCCCGCATTCAGCATCCACTGGGCAAGGCTGTTGATCTCGTGAACTGGTTTACCGCGATGCCAGCAGACCCACTGCCCGGTGACACCCATATGCCCCGCTTCCAGTCGCCGACCCATGGTGCCTCACAGCGCCTGGTGGTTTCACCCGGTCGAACCGATGCCGCCATTTTCCATATGGCCACCGGCCAGAGCGCGCACCCGCTCTCTCCGTTTTTCGCCAATGGTCATCGGGACTGGGTAGAGGGTCGCCCCTCCCCCCTCAAAGAGCAGGCCACCCGCTATCGACTGACCCTCCACTGA
- the cysG gene encoding siroheme synthase CysG, with translation MRYLPLAFDLRGRPCVIVGGGAIATRKARLLRKAEARLIVVAPEVGEELKGLVRESGGQLFQANYRAQFLDSAELVIAATSDSSVNAEVSRDAQARRLPVNAVDAPSLCTFTFPSIVERGSIAIGISSGGAAPVLARGIRAQMEALLSPRLGELAELAARFRDTVKQALPEPARKGFWEWVFSGPVAAEVEAGRAKEGERLLHAALAEPDTRSLNRGEVYLVGGGPGDPDLLTFRALRLMQRADVVLYDRLVSDQVLELVRRDAERIYVGKKKQFHSVPQDDINQRLVDLALEGKKVLRLKGGDPFIFGRGGEEIDKLADAGIPFQVVPGITAASGCASYAGIPLTHRDHAQSVRFITGHLKEGELHLPWRELASPAQTLVFYMGLTGLETICHQLAAHGLPASTPAALVEKGTTREQRVVVGDLDSLPRLAVEKAVEAPALTIVGGVVGLHKKLSWFEP, from the coding sequence GTGCGATACCTGCCACTCGCGTTTGATTTACGCGGCCGCCCCTGCGTCATTGTCGGGGGCGGCGCGATAGCCACCCGCAAAGCGCGCTTGCTGCGCAAGGCAGAGGCGCGCCTGATTGTGGTAGCCCCCGAGGTTGGCGAGGAGCTTAAAGGGCTTGTGCGCGAGAGTGGGGGCCAGTTGTTCCAGGCCAACTACCGGGCGCAATTCCTCGATTCGGCCGAGCTGGTTATCGCTGCCACATCGGACTCTTCGGTGAACGCCGAAGTCTCCAGGGATGCCCAAGCTCGCCGCCTTCCGGTCAATGCGGTCGATGCACCCAGCCTGTGCACATTTACCTTTCCCTCAATCGTTGAGCGCGGCTCCATCGCAATCGGCATCAGCAGTGGCGGCGCAGCGCCAGTGTTGGCTCGCGGCATTCGGGCGCAAATGGAAGCCCTGCTGTCACCGCGGCTCGGTGAACTCGCCGAACTGGCAGCCAGATTCCGCGACACCGTCAAGCAAGCGCTGCCCGAGCCGGCGCGCAAGGGCTTCTGGGAGTGGGTTTTCTCCGGGCCAGTAGCTGCCGAGGTCGAGGCGGGCAGGGCGAAGGAGGGAGAGCGCCTGCTGCACGCGGCCCTCGCCGAACCGGATACGCGCTCCCTGAATCGCGGCGAGGTCTATCTGGTCGGTGGCGGCCCCGGCGATCCCGACCTGCTGACATTCCGGGCGTTGCGCCTGATGCAGCGGGCGGATGTGGTGCTTTACGACCGGCTGGTATCCGATCAGGTACTGGAGTTGGTCCGTCGGGATGCCGAGCGCATTTATGTAGGAAAAAAGAAGCAGTTTCACTCCGTGCCCCAGGACGATATCAATCAACGCCTCGTGGATCTGGCGCTGGAGGGCAAGAAAGTATTGCGACTCAAGGGCGGTGACCCCTTCATTTTCGGTCGCGGCGGCGAGGAGATCGACAAGCTGGCGGATGCCGGCATCCCCTTTCAGGTGGTGCCGGGAATCACGGCGGCCTCTGGCTGTGCGAGTTACGCCGGCATTCCGCTCACCCACCGCGATCACGCCCAATCTGTGCGCTTTATTACCGGCCACCTCAAAGAGGGGGAGCTTCATCTGCCCTGGCGTGAACTCGCGAGTCCGGCTCAGACCCTTGTTTTTTACATGGGTTTGACGGGGCTGGAGACAATTTGCCATCAGCTCGCGGCTCACGGCCTTCCAGCGTCGACACCGGCAGCACTGGTCGAGAAGGGCACTACGCGCGAACAGAGGGTGGTAGTCGGAGACCTGGATTCGCTGCCCCGGCTTGCCGTGGAGAAAGCCGTGGAGGCTCCAGCGCTGACCATTGTCGGAGGGGTTGTCGGCCTGCACAAAAAGCTGAGCTGGTTCGAGCCCTGA
- the serS gene encoding serine--tRNA ligase — protein sequence MLDPKLIRNQMDQVAATLKKRGFELDTARLQELEERRKELQVRTESLQSERNSKSKNIGRAKAQGEDIAPLLKEVESLGGQLSEAKEALGELQQELDAILSAIPNLLDEAVPEGESEDDNVEVRTWGMPRSFDFEVRDHVDLGAQLNGLDFEVASKLTGSRFAVMTGQVAKLHRALAQFMLDMHIEEHGYREANVPVIVNADSLYGTSQLPKFSEDLFKLEDERDFYLIPTAEVPLTNLYRDEIVEDAASLPHKYVAHTTCFRSEAGSHGRDTRGMIRQHQFEKVELVWFARPDQSEQALEDLTGHAEKILQKLDLPYRTVILCGGDIGFAARKTYDIEVWLPSQDKYREISSCSLVGDFQARRMKARWRNPETGKPELLHTLNGSGLAVGRTLIAVLENYQREDGSIEIPNALRPYMGGKESINPDKK from the coding sequence ATGCTCGACCCCAAACTCATTCGCAACCAGATGGATCAAGTGGCCGCGACTCTGAAAAAGCGCGGTTTTGAACTCGACACGGCCCGCCTCCAGGAACTGGAGGAGCGGCGCAAGGAGCTGCAGGTTCGTACCGAGAGCCTGCAGAGCGAGCGCAACAGCAAATCGAAGAATATTGGTCGAGCCAAAGCCCAGGGTGAGGACATTGCGCCGCTATTGAAAGAGGTGGAGTCCCTCGGCGGCCAATTGAGCGAGGCCAAGGAGGCGCTCGGTGAACTGCAGCAGGAACTGGACGCGATACTCTCCGCTATCCCCAACCTGCTGGATGAGGCCGTCCCGGAGGGGGAGAGCGAAGACGACAATGTCGAGGTGCGTACCTGGGGCATGCCCCGCAGCTTCGACTTTGAGGTTCGCGACCATGTAGATCTGGGCGCACAGCTGAACGGCCTGGACTTCGAAGTGGCTTCAAAGCTGACGGGCTCGCGCTTTGCCGTGATGACCGGTCAGGTCGCCAAGCTGCACCGTGCCCTGGCCCAGTTCATGCTGGACATGCACATCGAGGAACACGGATATCGCGAGGCCAACGTTCCGGTCATCGTGAATGCGGACTCCCTGTACGGTACTTCACAGCTGCCCAAATTTTCCGAAGACCTTTTCAAGCTGGAAGACGAGCGGGATTTCTACCTGATCCCGACGGCGGAAGTGCCGCTGACCAACCTGTACCGTGACGAGATCGTCGAGGATGCCGCCTCCCTGCCGCACAAGTATGTGGCCCACACGACCTGCTTCCGCTCCGAGGCCGGCTCCCACGGTCGCGATACACGCGGCATGATTCGCCAGCACCAGTTCGAGAAAGTTGAGCTGGTCTGGTTCGCCCGTCCAGACCAGTCTGAGCAGGCCCTCGAGGACCTTACCGGCCACGCGGAAAAGATCCTGCAAAAACTCGACCTGCCGTATCGCACAGTGATTCTCTGTGGTGGCGATATCGGTTTCGCCGCACGGAAGACCTACGACATCGAAGTATGGCTGCCATCCCAGGATAAATACCGGGAGATCTCTTCCTGTTCTCTCGTCGGCGATTTCCAGGCCCGCCGTATGAAGGCACGCTGGCGGAACCCGGAGACCGGCAAGCCCGAACTGCTACACACCCTGAACGGTTCCGGGCTCGCCGTTGGTCGAACACTGATCGCGGTGCTGGAGAACTACCAGCGTGAGGACGGCAGCATCGAGATCCCGAACGCACTGCGCCCATACATGGGTGGCAAGGAATCGATCAACCCCGATAAGAAGTAA
- the crcB gene encoding fluoride efflux transporter CrcB produces MQWLAIAVGGAIGALVRHLVSVWSYPVFEGRFPLGTLIVNVLGSFLIGVVYVAIIERGMLSPEWRLLLMTGLFGALTTFSTFSLETLLLWHNDQPLMALAYILISLVLCLAATGVAIALTMKYL; encoded by the coding sequence ATGCAGTGGCTGGCAATTGCAGTGGGCGGGGCGATCGGAGCCCTGGTTCGCCATCTGGTAAGTGTCTGGAGTTACCCCGTGTTCGAGGGCCGCTTTCCACTCGGCACCCTGATCGTCAACGTCCTGGGCTCTTTCCTGATCGGTGTGGTATACGTGGCAATTATTGAGCGCGGCATGCTTTCTCCCGAATGGCGGCTGCTACTGATGACCGGCCTGTTTGGCGCCCTGACCACATTCTCCACATTCTCGCTGGAAACACTGCTGTTGTGGCACAATGACCAGCCCCTGATGGCCCTCGCCTATATTTTGATCAGCCTGGTGCTCTGCCTGGCTGCCACCGGCGTGGCCATCGCCCTGACCATGAAATATTTATAA
- a CDS encoding replication-associated recombination protein A, which produces MSDLFASQSRNQPLAARMRPTSLAQYMGQKHLLGAGKPLREAVERGQLHSMVLWGPPGVGKTTFARLLAEECDAHFTTLSAVLAGVKDIREAVARAEQQRAQSGRGTILFVDEVHRFNKAQQDAFLPYVEEGTVTFVGATTENPSFELNNALLSRCRVYMLRNLSEEELLQLLHRALAEDEALHKLQPEIDEEILAKLARAADGDARSALNLLEIACDLSREEGGRYVIDEAVLAEVLSADVRRFDKGGDYFYDQISALHKAVRGSDPDAALYWFARMIDGGCDPLYVARRAVRMASEDIGNADPRALQIALGAWDVQERLGSPEGELAIAQAIAYLAVAPKSNAVYSAYKRVLADVRRDPSYEVPIHLRNAPTKLAKSLSHGAEYRYAHDEPDAFAAGENYFPEAIAERRYYEPVPRGLELKISEKLERLRQLNLESPQRRYPSGKN; this is translated from the coding sequence ATGAGTGACCTTTTTGCGAGTCAATCGCGAAACCAGCCGCTAGCCGCGCGCATGCGCCCAACCTCTCTGGCCCAGTATATGGGCCAGAAGCATTTGTTGGGTGCGGGAAAACCCCTGCGCGAGGCCGTTGAGCGCGGCCAGCTACACTCGATGGTTCTGTGGGGACCACCGGGCGTCGGGAAGACGACCTTTGCGCGACTGCTGGCCGAAGAGTGTGATGCCCACTTCACCACGCTCTCCGCAGTGCTGGCTGGGGTCAAGGATATCCGCGAGGCCGTGGCCAGGGCCGAGCAGCAGCGGGCCCAGAGCGGGCGAGGCACCATCCTGTTCGTGGATGAAGTGCATCGATTCAACAAGGCCCAGCAGGACGCGTTTCTGCCCTATGTCGAAGAGGGCACCGTTACCTTTGTCGGTGCGACCACAGAAAACCCTTCCTTCGAGCTGAATAACGCACTGCTGTCCCGCTGTCGGGTCTATATGTTGCGCAACCTCTCGGAAGAAGAACTGCTGCAGTTGCTGCACCGTGCGCTTGCCGAAGACGAGGCACTGCATAAGTTGCAGCCTGAGATCGACGAGGAGATTCTCGCCAAGCTCGCACGGGCTGCTGACGGCGACGCCCGCAGTGCACTGAACCTGCTGGAAATAGCCTGCGACCTGTCGCGGGAAGAGGGCGGCCGTTACGTGATTGATGAGGCGGTCCTGGCAGAGGTCTTGAGCGCCGATGTGCGGCGTTTCGACAAGGGGGGGGACTATTTCTACGACCAGATTTCAGCCCTGCACAAGGCGGTGCGCGGCTCAGACCCGGATGCCGCGCTCTATTGGTTCGCGCGCATGATCGACGGTGGTTGCGATCCGCTCTACGTGGCGCGCCGTGCCGTGCGCATGGCCAGTGAGGATATCGGCAACGCCGATCCACGCGCGCTACAGATTGCCCTCGGCGCCTGGGATGTGCAGGAACGCCTGGGCAGTCCTGAGGGGGAGCTGGCCATCGCACAGGCGATCGCCTACCTCGCTGTCGCCCCCAAAAGCAATGCTGTCTACAGCGCCTACAAGCGGGTGCTGGCGGACGTGCGCCGGGATCCCAGCTACGAGGTCCCAATCCACCTGCGCAATGCGCCGACCAAGCTGGCCAAGAGCCTGTCCCACGGCGCCGAATACCGTTATGCCCACGATGAGCCCGACGCGTTCGCTGCCGGTGAGAATTACTTTCCGGAAGCGATCGCCGAGCGACGTTATTACGAGCCGGTTCCCCGCGGACTTGAGCTCAAGATCTCTGAAAAACTGGAAAGACTGCGCCAGCTGAACCTCGAGAGTCCGCAGCGGCGCTATCCGTCCGGCAAGAACTGA
- the lolA gene encoding outer membrane lipoprotein chaperone LolA codes for MKMFLRNALLALGLVSTGALADATDDLSRLLQPLGAISGKFKQTLIDERGEVLQKSSGTFSVQRPGKLRWETGEPFPQLLVTNNRKLWLYDPDLEQVTIRPVDNRLKETPALLLGGKVEEIRSSFDVNAKDGAFQLTPKRADAPFKAMEIRFSNQGLPSGMTVRDGMGQTTKIQFNRVQANPKLTDSLFNFKPPAGTDIIRDE; via the coding sequence ATGAAAATGTTTTTGCGTAATGCCTTGCTCGCCCTTGGCCTGGTCTCCACTGGCGCCCTGGCCGATGCCACCGATGACCTCAGCCGCCTGCTGCAACCCCTCGGTGCTATCTCAGGAAAATTCAAGCAGACCCTCATCGATGAACGTGGTGAGGTGCTGCAAAAGAGCAGCGGTACATTCTCGGTCCAGCGACCCGGTAAGTTGCGCTGGGAAACCGGTGAGCCTTTCCCGCAGCTGCTGGTGACCAATAATCGCAAGCTGTGGCTGTACGACCCGGACCTGGAACAGGTCACCATCCGCCCGGTCGACAACCGACTCAAGGAGACACCGGCACTGTTGCTCGGCGGCAAGGTCGAGGAGATTCGCAGTTCCTTTGACGTCAATGCGAAGGATGGCGCCTTCCAGTTGACACCCAAACGCGCCGACGCCCCCTTCAAGGCCATGGAAATCCGCTTTTCCAACCAGGGCCTTCCGTCGGGAATGACCGTTCGCGACGGCATGGGGCAGACCACCAAGATTCAGTTCAACCGGGTCCAGGCCAATCCGAAGCTCACTGACTCGCTGTTCAACTTCAAGCCACCTGCGGGGACGGACATCATTCGCGATGAGTGA
- a CDS encoding DNA translocase FtsK, whose product MKADSASAQSSREAAGEPESLIARFLREGALISLLAGALLVAISLLSYAPQDPGWSHTGVGGEIHNAIGPTGAWLADVCLSLLGWMAYLFPILIGWRAVGILRDRNARFHGPLFTLRVAGLIVLLVTGAGLATLCFAEMEQPLPFSNGGIVGAALATAGEASLGYVGATILLLALFAIGITVFTGLSWLRLADAIGQNLLGFLGWLGNRIQRARQQRAEERVAREAVVVRKAAVLEEKQRTAKRIPPKIEPVAPAPKPSPRAAKEKQGELFSSGPVTGKLPPLELLDAADQNKKAGFSRESLEALSRLLELKLKDFGVVAEVVSVLPGPVVTRFEIQPAPGVKVSKISNLAKDLARSLAVISVRVVEVIPGKSVVGIEIPNENRQMVRLTEVLSADVYENSKSRLTLALGHDISGQPVVADLAKMPHLLVAGTTGSGKSVGINVMLLSLLYKSTPEEVRLILVDPKMLELSVYEGIPHLLTPVITDMNDAANGLRWCVGEMERRYKLMAAMGVRNLAGFNRKVREAAEAGEPLTDPTWQPDPMSSVPEAEQTRPELKPLPAIVVVIDEFADMMMIVGKKVEQLIARIAQKARAAGIHLLLATQRPSVDVITGLIKANVPTRIAFQVSSKVDSRTILDQGGAEQLLGHGDMLYLPPGSGVPVRVHGAFVDDHEVHKVVADWCRRGEPDYIDGIVDESNNSIPVPGMQTESGEGDDPESDALYDEAVAFVTKSRKASISSVQRQLRIGYNRAARIIDAMEAAGVVSPAGHNGNREVLAPPPA is encoded by the coding sequence TTGAAGGCCGACAGCGCGAGCGCACAGAGTAGCCGGGAAGCCGCCGGTGAACCCGAATCCCTGATTGCCAGATTTCTCCGGGAGGGAGCCCTGATCTCCCTGCTCGCGGGCGCGCTGCTTGTGGCGATCAGCCTTCTCAGCTACGCCCCCCAGGACCCGGGTTGGTCCCACACCGGTGTCGGTGGGGAGATTCACAATGCCATCGGCCCGACCGGGGCCTGGCTGGCAGACGTGTGTCTGTCGCTGCTCGGCTGGATGGCCTATCTCTTCCCGATCCTGATCGGCTGGCGGGCGGTTGGTATCCTGCGCGACCGCAATGCCCGTTTCCACGGCCCTCTCTTTACGCTCCGGGTGGCCGGGCTGATCGTTTTACTGGTAACCGGTGCCGGCCTTGCGACGCTTTGCTTCGCCGAGATGGAGCAGCCGCTGCCTTTCTCCAATGGCGGCATCGTCGGAGCAGCCCTGGCGACGGCAGGGGAGGCGAGCCTCGGCTACGTTGGGGCCACCATTCTCTTGCTGGCACTGTTTGCCATTGGGATTACCGTATTCACGGGGCTGTCCTGGCTGCGTCTGGCAGATGCTATCGGGCAAAACCTGCTCGGTTTCCTCGGCTGGCTTGGCAACAGGATACAGCGCGCCCGTCAGCAACGGGCCGAAGAGCGTGTAGCGCGAGAGGCGGTTGTCGTGCGCAAGGCGGCAGTGCTGGAGGAAAAGCAGAGGACAGCCAAGCGCATCCCACCCAAGATCGAACCCGTGGCGCCCGCGCCGAAGCCAAGCCCCCGTGCGGCGAAGGAAAAGCAGGGCGAGCTTTTCTCCAGCGGTCCTGTGACCGGCAAGCTGCCTCCACTGGAGTTGCTGGATGCGGCCGACCAGAACAAGAAAGCGGGCTTTTCCCGGGAATCCCTGGAGGCCCTGTCGCGGCTGCTTGAGCTGAAGCTCAAAGACTTCGGCGTCGTAGCCGAGGTAGTGTCTGTATTGCCCGGCCCTGTCGTGACCCGTTTCGAGATTCAACCGGCACCCGGGGTCAAGGTAAGCAAAATCAGTAACCTGGCCAAGGATCTGGCCCGCTCCCTGGCGGTTATCAGTGTTCGCGTGGTGGAAGTTATCCCCGGCAAGTCCGTCGTCGGTATCGAGATCCCCAACGAGAATCGGCAGATGGTGCGCCTGACCGAGGTGCTCTCAGCGGATGTCTACGAAAACAGCAAATCGCGACTGACATTGGCCCTCGGTCACGACATTTCCGGTCAGCCAGTGGTGGCCGACCTCGCCAAGATGCCCCACTTGCTGGTGGCGGGAACGACGGGCTCAGGTAAATCCGTGGGCATTAACGTGATGCTATTGAGCCTGCTGTACAAGTCGACACCGGAAGAGGTCCGCCTGATTCTGGTAGACCCGAAGATGCTGGAGCTGTCGGTTTACGAGGGCATTCCACACCTGCTAACCCCGGTCATCACCGACATGAACGATGCTGCCAATGGCCTGCGCTGGTGCGTGGGTGAAATGGAGCGTCGCTATAAGCTCATGGCTGCCATGGGAGTCCGCAACCTGGCGGGCTTCAATCGCAAGGTCCGGGAGGCTGCTGAGGCCGGCGAACCTCTGACCGACCCCACCTGGCAGCCGGACCCGATGTCTAGTGTCCCGGAGGCAGAGCAGACCCGACCTGAGCTCAAACCGCTCCCGGCCATCGTGGTGGTCATCGATGAATTCGCCGACATGATGATGATTGTCGGTAAGAAAGTAGAGCAGCTGATCGCACGTATTGCACAGAAGGCGCGAGCTGCTGGTATTCACCTGCTGCTCGCCACGCAGCGGCCATCCGTGGATGTCATTACCGGCCTGATCAAAGCCAACGTGCCGACCCGAATCGCCTTCCAGGTTTCCTCTAAAGTGGATTCCCGCACCATCCTCGACCAGGGCGGGGCGGAACAGCTGCTCGGCCATGGCGACATGCTGTACTTGCCGCCCGGAAGCGGAGTGCCTGTGCGTGTCCACGGCGCCTTTGTTGATGATCATGAAGTGCACAAAGTCGTGGCCGACTGGTGTCGGCGTGGAGAGCCTGACTATATCGATGGCATCGTCGATGAGAGTAACAACTCTATCCCTGTGCCGGGTATGCAAACCGAAAGTGGAGAGGGCGACGATCCAGAATCGGATGCGCTCTATGACGAGGCGGTGGCGTTCGTCACCAAGTCTCGCAAGGCCTCCATCTCCTCGGTGCAGCGACAGTTGCGGATTGGCTATAACCGCGCTGCAAGAATTATCGATGCCATGGAAGCTGCAGGTGTTGTCTCGCCGGCCGGACACAATGGCAACCGCGAGGTGTTGGCGCCGCCACCAGCCTGA
- the trxB gene encoding thioredoxin-disulfide reductase has protein sequence MSNNHHRLIILGSGPAGYTAAIYAARANLQPVVITGMQQGGQLTTTTEVENWPGGVAELQGPDLMVQMQQHAERFETQIIFDHIDSVDLKQRPFVLKGNETYTCDSLIIATGASAQYLGLPSEEAFQGRGVSACATCDGFFYRDQKVAVVGGGNTAVEEALYLSNIASEVTLIHRRDELRAEKILQDRLMDKVENGNINVCWHQTLDEVLGDDNGVTGVRLRSTQDDSTKELDVSGVFIAIGHKPNTDIFKDQLEMNGGYIIVQSGLDGNATQTSIPGVFAAGDVSDHIYRQAVTSAGTGCMAALDAERYLDSLSD, from the coding sequence ATGAGCAATAACCATCACCGCCTGATTATCCTGGGTTCTGGCCCAGCCGGATACACTGCCGCCATTTACGCCGCTCGCGCCAACCTGCAACCGGTTGTGATCACCGGCATGCAACAGGGCGGACAGCTGACTACCACTACCGAGGTTGAAAACTGGCCAGGCGGCGTAGCGGAGCTGCAGGGCCCGGACCTGATGGTGCAGATGCAGCAGCATGCTGAGCGCTTTGAAACGCAGATCATTTTCGATCACATCGATTCCGTCGACCTGAAGCAGCGTCCTTTCGTGCTGAAGGGCAATGAAACCTACACCTGCGACTCACTGATCATCGCCACCGGCGCATCAGCGCAGTATCTTGGCCTGCCTTCCGAAGAAGCTTTTCAGGGGCGTGGTGTCAGCGCCTGCGCAACCTGTGACGGTTTCTTCTATCGCGACCAGAAAGTGGCTGTTGTCGGCGGTGGCAACACCGCAGTGGAAGAGGCGCTGTACCTGTCCAACATTGCCAGCGAAGTTACCCTGATCCATCGCCGCGACGAACTCCGCGCAGAAAAGATCCTGCAGGACCGCCTGATGGACAAGGTGGAAAACGGCAACATCAACGTATGCTGGCACCAGACCCTGGACGAAGTCCTCGGCGATGATAACGGCGTAACGGGTGTGCGCCTGCGCAGCACTCAGGATGATTCCACCAAGGAGCTGGACGTATCCGGGGTGTTCATCGCCATCGGTCACAAGCCCAATACCGATATCTTCAAAGACCAGCTGGAGATGAACGGTGGCTACATCATTGTCCAGAGCGGATTGGATGGTAACGCGACCCAGACTTCTATCCCGGGTGTATTTGCGGCCGGTGATGTTTCAGATCACATCTATCGTCAGGCAGTTACCTCTGCGGGTACTGGCTGCATGGCGGCCCTGGATGCAGAGCGCTACCTCGACTCCCTGTCTGACTGA